The Candidatus Nitrosopumilus sp. SW genomic sequence TTGAATTAGATTTCTATCATGATGATGTGGTTACAGAATATAGATATTCATCTGATCCAAGTCGATTAGGAAACTTCCCAAAAGAATTGGCTGAAACTTTAGCATCCACTTTATCTACAGATATCTGTATTGAGATTTTCTTTGGAGATGATGGAACCCCTACACATGTAGAATTAGAAGAGTGTGACGATGAAGATGAAGACGATGAAGAAGAATTTGACGAGGACTTTGTCCCAGAGGAATCATGAACTCTGAATGTAACTCAAAGCTCAAGGCGTTCCCAAGATCTCTTTGATCTTCACTCAATAATACATGTCATCGAGTGTCCTCGTCACTGTATAATACGCTAAAATTATACTTAAAGGATCCTCATAATTTCAATTATGAAAAATTATTCTACGTAATGGTGATGTGTTAGGTTATCGTAGAATCTAACTGATTTTAGATTTACAAACTCTAACATTCCATATCTTGATAATTCTCTTCCAAATCCACTATGTTTAATTCCACCAAAAGGAATTCTTGGATCTGAAATTACTACGTTGTTTACACTAACAATTCCTGATTCAATTCTTCTTGACATTTTGTCTGCTTTGGCAAGATCTTTTGTCCAAATACTTGCTCCTAATCCAAATTCACTGTCATTTGCCATCTTGATAGCTTCACTTTCATTTTCAACAATTGTTATTGGTGCTACTGGTCCAAACGTTTCTTCTTTTGCGATTCTCATGTCTGGTGTGATGTTTGTCAGAATTGTTGGTTTGTAGAAATATCCCTTTCCATCCATCTTTTCTCCTCCTAGTAATACTTCGGCACCTTTTGCCTTTGCATCCTCGACAATTCCTGAAATTGTTTCTAACCCATCTTTGCTTGATAGTGGCCCAATATCTGTATCAATTGACATTGGATCTCCAACTTTAAGTTGAGATGCTTTTTTGATGAATAATTCAATAAAGTCTTTGGCAATATTTTTGCCTACAAAGAATCTTTTTGAGGCTACACAACTTTGTCCACAGTTGATAAATCTGCCCTTTACAGCACCCTCAGCTGCTTTTTCTATAATGGCATCATCTAATACAATGAAAGGATCACTTCCTCCTAATTCTAAAACACATTTTTTTAGATTCATAGCAGCCCGTTCACCAACTTTTGCTCCTGCATTTGTGCTTCCAGTAAATGTGACAGCATTAACCTCTGAATCAATGAGATGATTTGCAGAATCTACACTTCCAACTACTGTTGAAAATACTCCTTCAGGTATTCCTGCATCTGCAAATGCTTTTTCAATTTCAATACCTGATTGCATAGTGACTCTAGATGGTTTCATAACAATCACATTTCCTGCCATCAAACAAGGTGCTGCAAATCTTAGAGCTTGCCAATATGGAAAGTTCCATGGCATGATAGAACCAATTACTCCTAGTGGTTCAAATGTAAGAAAACTCTTTCTTGCATCTGTGTTTAATACTTCGTCAGTAAGGAAACTATCTCCATGGTCTGCATAAAATTCTAAAGCCCAAGCACATTTTTCAACTTCACCAATTGATTCTTTTAGTGCCTTACCCATTTCGCTAGTTGCAATTTTTGCTAACTCTGTTTTGTTTTTCTTTAAATGTTCAACTAAATTGTAAATGTAACTTCTACGTTTTTCATAATCTTTTTTCCATTCAGGAAATGCTCTTTTTGATTTTCTAACTAATTCAAATACTTGATCTCTATCCATTGCTGAAAATGTAGTGATATCTTCACCTGTTGCAGGATTTACTGTAGTAATCTGACTCAGAATATTTCAGAATCATTCCTCTTATTTATTCTAGTAACCTAAAATCCAGTATTTTGGTAATTTAATTAGAAAATCTGTTGCATATCTTTTTTGATTTCATCAATTTTCTTTTGATATGCCTTTTTTGATTTATCATTCTTTTTTAGATTAAGGACATTTCCACATGAAGGACACTTGAACATTCCTTCAAGAGCATCCTCAAATGTTACTCTTGGACAGTCTTCATTTCCACAATGGTAAAAATCTGATGCATTTTCATAGTCTAGTCTTTGTTGTAATCTCTCCTCGATTTTCTTTTTTTGATTTTCAATGAAATGCTCTACTTCTTCTCTCCTAGTTCTCCATCTGTAGACAAACCATCCTTTTCTTTCATCTTTTACTCTGATTCCTGTAATGAGAGATTTTCCAAAAAGATCATACAGTACTTTTCTTACCATATTGATTCTAAGTCCTGTGGAACTGGCAATTTCTTCATCAGTTGCATCTTCTGCTTTTAACAATGAACGAGCTACTTTGAGATATTCGTCTCCTCCAATCATTGAAGCAATTCTGACAAAAGGATCTTCGTACTTGTCTACCAACTCTAATTTCTCCTGATTTTCTATTATTAATCCCTTGTTTCTTTTACCTGGACATTTTTGCCTGTTTTTGTGGGTATGATCTTCCTCTTTGCATCTGGAAACTCTTTTTCAAATTGCTGACCTTCTTGAATACGATCTAAGAGTATGGCAAGAGCACTTATCTCAGAATGAGGTTGACTGCCTATCCCCACATTATAATCAGCTAATTCATAAATTTCTCTAGGAACCTTTTCAGCCCCAACAACGATTAGCAATTTTTCTTCTCCTCGAATTGTCTCTTGAACATCATTAATTTTCTCACCATACATTGAAAGATGCACTATTTTGAAACCATCCTCTTTTTTCTTTTTGACAATTGGTTTCCAATTTTCTATAAATTCAACTGTAAAATTGCCACCCCATGTTTCATTAATTTTCCCTAGCGTATCTTTTATCTCTGGGTTGACTTCTGTCATGAAAATTGTTTTTGCACCAAATGCTCTTGAAACTAATGCCACATGAGTCGTAACACGGTCATCTCTGACTAGTCTTTGTCCAATACGAACAACTTCAATTTCCAAATGTCTTTTCAACTCCTAAGTTTTTTTCAAATTTGTTTGAATTGTAGCTATCCAAAATATCTCTTATCAATTCTTTGAGATGTTTTACATTTTTTCCTGTTTTTGCAGAAACTGGAATCCATTTTTTATTATCTATTAAATTTAGTGTCTTTATTTTTTCTTCAATTTCACTATTTTCTAATAAATCTGATTTATTTAGAGCATATACCATTCTATCTTTTTCAACTCCTAACTCACTAAGCGTTCTCATACAACTTGAAAATTTCTTTTTCAATTCAAAAATAGAGTCACTGATATCTATTACCACAATAATGATATCCGTATGACCTAATTCTTCCAATGTTGATTTGAATGCGTCAATCATGTATGCAGGTAATTTACTGATGAAACCTACTGTATCTGAAATCAAAAATGGCTCTTGATTAATGGTAACTCTTCTTGTAGTTGTAGAAAGTGTAGTAAATAACTCACTGCTCTGATCTCTTGTTTCTCCTGTCATCATGTTAAACAAGGTAGTTTTTCCCGCCGAAGTGTATCCTGCAAGTGAGATTGTTTTGAATCCCATTCTTTTTCTTCCTTGTCTGTGAAGTTCTCTTTGTTTTCCAGCTTTTTCTAATTTTGATCTAACAGTGCCCATTCTATGTTTGATATCATTATAGTAAACATCAACCTCAAATTTTCCTATTCCCATAAATCCTGGTTGTTCACCCATACTTGAAAGTCGAACTTTTTCTTTTGCTCTAGCCATTTCATATCTTAGTTGAGCTAATTTTACTTGTAATTTTGACTCTGCACTTGATGCCCTACTTTCAAAAATTTCAAGAATTAATGCTTCTCTATCCAAAATTTCTCTATGTAATACTGATGCCAAATTATAATTCTGACTTGGTTTTAAAACCTCATCAAATACTATAACATCTGGTCTGATTTTCTCTGCAATCTCTTCAAGCTTTTCCAAAATCCCGCCACTAATTCCGTACTTTGGTTTTTTCAAGAATTTCTGTTTGATTGTGTGAACTACTTGAAAACCTGCTGCATCACAAAGCCCTTTTGCCTCATTAATCACATCTTCCTTATCATACGTGATTAAAATTGCCGATTTCATTTTGATTCCATGCTTTTACTATCAACCGAGTTAAAGATTCTAACTATTTTGAAAATTATGCCGTTTTTTTGATTGCTTTTTCTATGTTCATGTTTAGGACTATTTCTGCAATATCACTGGCATATTCCGAAATTCTTCTGATGTTTTCTGTCATCCTCCTAACTCTATAGATCTCTTCATCATCTTTTAGTGATTTTGAGGCTTCTCTAACCTTTTTCTCAAATTTTGCAATGTCGTTGGTTTTTTCAATGGTTTTTTCAGCCTGTGCGTAATCTTCTTTGAATAAAGATAGGCATGCATCATCTAATGCAGATAGGCAGAATTCATTCATGTCTTGTAATTTTTGTAAAATTTCCTTTTTCACTGATTTTTTAAATTCCAAAAGATCTTTGGCAATGAATGCTGCGTGGTCCCCTGTTCTTTCTATATTTTTTACTACCAATCTGTATCCTAGACAATTTCTTGGATTTCTAAAACCCATCTCTTTTAACATATGTTCATTTTGGATTGCTATCTTTAACTGACGAATAATGTAAAATCCGAATCTATCTACTTCATCATCTGTATTGATTACCTCTTGTGCTAAATCTAAATTATTTTCTTTGACAGCTAGTATTGCATCGCTGGACATTGATTTTGCCAAGTGAATCATTCTCTTGAATGCCCCGTCAACTGATAATTCTAATAAATTTACTAGAACTTGCACTGTGATTCCACTACTCGAATCTGAAATAATTTCAGAACCCATCAACATTCGCTTAACTGCTTCCTTTACAGTGTTTCTTTGAATCGGACTTAATCTCCCATCTTTTGGTTTTACATTAATTGTTTTGAAACCCAAGAAATAAAGTGAAATTAATTTCCTTACAATAGAAGATGCTTTTTCTTCAGAATTAATTTCAATTACTGCCTCTTCTTTTTTCTGACTACGTGATTCAAATTTTGGAGGGTAAAGCTCTAGAGTTGATGAGCCTTTTCTCACCATTCTAATCTGATCACCTTGTTTTAATCCTAAATCTATAATCCATTGTTTTGGTAATGAAACTATATACGATGATTTACCTGTAAATTGAATTTTCCTTGTTTCTTCTCTTTCTTCCATAAACTACATGAAAAATCCTATTCTATATAGTTTTTTGATTTTACCATATGTTATCATTGAACTAATATTTAGAATAAATCTAGTCTGGATATGGATCACATTCTAAAACTTCAGTCTTCTATTGACTCTCTATTTGGAAATGATACATCAAAACATCTTCCAAAAGATATTGAAATGACCTTCTCAAGGAAAACTGGCAGAATTAGAACAGTCATGCATAAAGGAAAACTATTGTGTACATTAAGAATCGATGGTGGGTTGGCAATTAGTCCTTATTTTGCTCAAATGCTAATGAAGAGTAAAACATTCCGAGAAAATTGTGTAGAGGTAAACAAAGATGCTGCACCTTTTGTTCAGGAGGGAAGATCAGTGTTTTGCAAACATGTTGTAAAATGTGGAAAAAATGTTAGAATCTCATCTGATACTCCCATTCTATTCAAAAACAAAGTAATTGCAGTAGGTAGGGCTGTTTTGTCCTATGAGATGATTTCTGATTTTGATAGGGGTGTAGCCATAAAAGTTAGAGATAGTTTAAAAAGTCGTAAAGAGGAAAAAGAACTATGATGCGTGGAGGAAATCGTGAAATGCGAAGAATGATGGATAAGATGGGATTGGATATGAATGAATTATCTAATGTTCAGGAAGTCACCATAAAGACCGATAAAAAAGAGATCATTATTTCAAAACCATCTGTTACCGAAATGAAAGCTAAAGATAATTCCATTTTTACTGTTACAGCTGACAGTTATGAAGAAAGAGAATTAGAAGTTCCAATTTTCTCTGAAGAAGATATTCAACTTGTTAGCCAACAAGCCGGAGTCGATGAGGAAAAGGCCAAAAGTGCATTGGAAGAAGCAAAAGGCGATCTTGCTCGAGCCATTTTATTGCTTACCACTGGATGATCCTTATTTTACGCCTAAAAATACCATAAAAATGAATGATTTAAGTAATGGATTTATCGAAATTCGAGTGTAATGAGTATGGCTGAATCTAAAGTCACTGGAATCATCAAATCTCTAAATGTCTTAGAAGATGATATCGACTCCTTAAACAGCAAAGTTGGAGATATGAAAAAACAACTTTCAGTAAAGGCCCAAAATGAAATAGATTCTCTTATGGAAAAAACTAGAGAAATGGCCACAAAAGAAGCCGAAGTTATGATAAATGCTTCAAAAGAGAAGGCAACTGCTGAATCTGCAAAAATTGCCCAAGAAGGCGAGGCTAAATTATCTGAAATTCAATCAAAAATTGATGCTAATTTTGATGAAGCAGTGAAACATGTTGTGTCAACTGTTTTGAAAGCATAATCCTAAATTCTATATTCTGTTTTATCAAATATCGATCCCTTACTTAACTCTCGTATCGGAATTGCTACTTCTTATGGTAAACCGTACTATAGATTTTCCACATATTTGAAAGCCCTCAAATTGTCATTTGATTCAATTTTACCAGAGGAAATCGGTAGTTATTCTGGACATCTTATTCTTACGACTCGTAAAGAATCCCCAAAAAGATGTGAAAAACCAATACTTCATGAGGATATTTTTGAACATCCACCAACGGTAATCCGTGGAATCATGATGCAAAAACTAAATCTCGATTTTGAAGAAAATGATCTAATTTTAGGAATTGATCCTGGTGAAAGAACTGGATTGTCTGTATTTTATTATGGAAAAGAAATTGAGAGTTCATTCCATTCATCTGTTGAAGAATTAGTTGTTCATATTATACGAGTACTTGGAGGTCTAAGAGCAAAAAGAAAAATTGTAAAAATTGGAAACGGAAATATGCGAATAGCAAAACAAATTGTAACTATGCTGAATCTTAAATTTTGTTCATCTTTTGAATTAGAATTTGTTGATGAAAGAAAGACAAGTATGAAAATTAAGAATTTTAATCAGAGAGGAAAACGAGATATGCTATCTGCAAGATATATCTCTCAAAGAGATGGACATAGACATTCTATATTGCCCCTGTCAATGATTGGTTAATTTTTTTATATTTTAGGAATAAACTTTCCTTTCTTCAGATCATATTGTATGATGTTCTTCTATTTTCTGTATTTTTTTAAGGAAAAACTGCAATTTTTTATCAAACAACTATATTGATACATATCATTTTTTCAAAAAATACGAAATTCAAACAAACTATACATATTTATTGAAGATTTCTTGTTTTTCGTTGCAACAAATTATCCTGATCGTAAATTTAATTAAAATTTTTACAACTTTTATCCATTTTTTATCCATATTTTATCGATCCACCCTTATATACTTATGAATTCTATACAATAATACCAAGATGACTTGTAAAGGAATTTGTGTAAGATATAAGGCTCAAAAGCCTGTTGGAACCGGAAGATATGCTTCTGGACAACGTCGATGTCAAATTTGTGAAATATTCATCAAATGGGAAGGACTATGGTGTCCATGCTGTGGCTATAGATTAAGAACCAAACCACGTAATTTGAAATACAAAGCCAAATTACGAGCAAGAGTTGAGGCTGATTCTATTGAAGCAAAATCAGTTGCAGAAGTTCAACCAGAAGTTGAGGAAATTGCAGTAAAAGCAAAATCTAAAGCAAAAACTGCAAAAGCAAAAACAAAGTCTAAGGAAAAAACTCCATGCAAATATTGTGAGAAATTATTTGTCTATCCAGACAAACACGAAAAAAATTGCAAGAAGAATCCTACTCTAGTTGATGCTTCCCAAGAAAATGAATCAATAGCAATAAAAGCATAAGACTTGTTCATAGCTTATTGAACTCTCCAAATGGATTTTTCCAAAAATTGGTAAATTTGGAGGGCCGTAACTTTTCTTTATCTATACAAAAATTTGATAATGGATATTTTATTTCCGTAGCTGAAGGATCCAATAAAATTGGCTCCATGGTGGCCTCAATGGCAACTGGACCTACACCTATCACCACCACGATTATTCCCTCCCGATCTGAATCCCTTTTTCTCAAACTTGTTGCTGAACGAATCAGCACCAGAATGAAGGGCATTACATTAGTTTCTGCATTTATTCAAAAAGAATTGGATCCCAATACTGCAAAACACTTAATGTCTGAGATTATGGAGATGATTGAGAATGAGTGATTTAAGAAATTATATTTCAAAAATTAAGAAAAATAAAGAACTCAAAATTATAAAAACAAAAGTTTCTACAAAATATGAGATAGCAGGAATTACTGCAAAAGTTGACGGCTCCCATGCAGTATTATTTGAAAACATCAAAGAAAGTAATTTTCATTTAGTTTCCAATTTGGTTGGCACTCGAAAAAGATTTGCTCTTGCAGTTGGTGGAACTGAAAACAATATTCATGAAAAGGTAATTTCTGCCATAAAAAAGGCAAAAGCCCCTAAAATTATCTCATCAGGGAAATTTCAAGAAAACAAGTCAAAAAACCTCTTTTCTATGCCTATTGTCACTCATTTTGAAAAAGAATCTGGTCCTTTTATCACCTCTTCAATTGCATATGTAAGGAATCCAGAAACTGGAAAACAAAATTCATCTTTTCATAGAATGATGCCAATTGATCAAACCCATTTTTCAATACGAATGGTTGAAGGACGTCATTTACATCGATGTTTTGTTGATGCAAAGGAACATGGTGAGGATCTAAAAGTTGCAATAACTGTTGGTGTTCATCCTGCCATTTCTATTGCAGGAGCTTATCAAGCACAATGGGGTAAAGATGAGATTGATATTGCAAATTCATTGTTGGGTGGAAAATTAACTTTAACAAAACTTCCATTTACTGGATTGAATGTTCCTTCTGGTTCAGAGATAGTTATGGAAGGAAAAATTCTTCAAGATAAAACCCATCCTGAATGGATGGTAGAAATGCTTCAGACATATGATCATGAAAGATCTCAACCTGTTTTTGAACTTGAAAATATGTATTTTAGAAATAATCCCATCTTCCATGATGTTTTGTCTGGTTATTCAGAACATAGATTATTGATGGGAATGCCAATTGAATCAAAATTAAATGGTGATTTGAAAAAAGCATTCAGACAAACACAACAAGTATCTATGACAAATGGTGGATGTAATTGGTTGCATGCAGTAGTACAAATAAAGAAGAAAAACGATTCTGATGCAAAAAAAATAATCAAAAAAACATTCGAGTCTCACCGTTCACTAAAACAAGTTACAGTAGTAGATGAGGATATTGATCCTAATGATGCTGATGCAGTAGAATATGCTATGGCTACGAGATTCCAGGCAGATAAAGATCTTGTAATCTTAAAAAATGTGCGTGGTTCTAGCCTTGATCCATCAAGTAATCAAAAGAAATTACAAACTGCAAAAATGGGTATTGATGCAACTAGATCTCTTTCAAAACGTCCTGAAGGATTCGAATTGGCAAAAATCCCAAAAATTGACAAAATTAAACTCGAAAAATATTTCAAATAACCAAAATCGACTGATTAAATTAAATTTGGATAGATTAGAATTATTCTAGATAAAATGTCATCTGAATCAAATCCTAAAGAAAAAACTCCTTCTGAATCCCATGCTGAGGTTATTGTTAGGATGTTTCCATCTGATGCAAATCCAGCTGGAAATGTGTTTGGTGGTGAAATTTTAAAACATATTGATATGGTTGCAGGAATCGTTGCTCAACGACATTCTCAATCAAATGCTGTTACTGTATCTATGGATAGTGTTAATTTTCTAAAACCTGTTTTTGTTGGAAATGTTCTTTCATTAAATGCTCGCATAAATTATGTTCATAATTCTTCTATGGAAATAGAAGTTAGGGCAGAAGCTGAGGATATTGTTACTGGAATTAGAACCGTGACTGGAACTGCTTTTGTAACATTTGTTGCGCTAGATAAAAACGGCAAACCAATGCATGTTCCAAAACTTTCTTTAAAAACTGATGAAGATAGAACCAAATTTGAAGAAGGAAAAATTAGAATGGAAAAAAGATTGAAAAATCGCCAAAAATAATTTTGTGATTTTCAGGGATCCCTTTAAGAATAACGAACTTTATCTTTAGTTAATGTCTGACCAAGAAAAAAATAATGAATGGGATTCATTATGGCAAGAATATACCAAATCTCTTGAAAATTGGAAATCACTTTTTGAGCAGATTCAAAATGCCAGTAATGAAATGCAATCTAAATTCAATGAAGTTTGGGAAAAAGCTACTGTTGAATCTAGTAATGAAACCATGAAATTATTTGGAGAAAATTGGCAAAAAGCAATGACTGATGCTGGAATGAATTCTTTTAAAGAATTTAGCGAGAACTGGCAAAAAGCTCTCAATGATAGTAACATGTCTACTTTCAAACAATTTGTTGAAAATTGGCAAAAGAGTCTTAGCACATCTGGATTAGAACAGATGAATGCATATGGTGAAATGATGAAAAAATTCACCGAAACATGGGGCTCAATGTGGCCAAAATCAAAATAAATTTTGAAAGAATAAAAACATCCTTTATTCTAAATTTTTTATGTCTCTTTCTCAGAATGAGTGTTTTGTAGAATTATCTAGTTTTGATGATTTAGCTAGATATGCTTGTGCATTTAGAGAATATCCACAACGAGTCTATTCTCAGGAATTTAATGGAGAACGAGTTGTATCATGTAGTATGATTCTTGCTAATACATTATTGATTTTCTATGTTCCTTTGAAAAAATCTGGTCGATACATTTCATATCAAGTAACTGGGGGAAAAGAAATTTGTGATATTGTAGAATCCACACAAAATATTTCTCATTATGCACCTGTTGTACATATGGAATCTGAAATTTCCCCATTACCTGAAAATGAAAAAAATATCCCAGATCAATTTCATCCAATACAGGTAAAAGATTTGGGTAGTTTAGCCCGATTAACGTATGATCCTGAATTTCCAGATGAACAAAATTTAACATTATTTGCTTTACCTAGAAAAAAATCTTGGGTACTTGGTTACATTACCTCCCTAGAAATGGATGAAGTGTATTATAATTTCAATTACGTGGAATTAGATTCCGAACCAACAAAAAATTTCTTAAAATATCAAGGTAGCCAAGGAAAAAACCCAGAATTTTCTGATACTATTGATCATGGTTTTTCATATTTTCCAATAATTAAAATAAAAAACGAACATTCTGTATTTGGATTTTCAGACTAGTCTAACTCCAAGAAGTTAATTCTTTAATTTTTTTCCTTGACTCTTCAACCATTCTTATCAATACTGGAATGTAAATTTCTGACGCATAGGCAATTTCAATTTCAAAAATATCTTCAATGTCGATAAATGCCGATGTAGTTATTTGATTTTCATTTACACTAGGCTCATTATTTTTGCTTCTTTTGTAATTGATTACTTCTAAAAACACTGGTAATTGTCGATTAATTTCAATTTGTAACTCTTCTTTTGAGCGTAATTTTTCATTACTTAAGCCAACCATGATCTGTTGATTAATGTCATTTTCATATCTGTCGAGTGCCCTTATCATAATTTTTATTTTAGGTAATTTGTTCTGTTTATTTTTTAATTCACATATTTTTTTTATTGCCTTTGGAAATCTACTTTTGTGCTCTTGGTTGAATTTGTCCAAATACCACTCTGAAAATTTTATTGCTTGCAAATCATTTTTTGATTTTGCCTTTTCAAGAAATTTCTCACATGATA encodes the following:
- a CDS encoding phosphate uptake regulator PhoU yields the protein MEEREETRKIQFTGKSSYIVSLPKQWIIDLGLKQGDQIRMVRKGSSTLELYPPKFESRSQKKEEAVIEINSEEKASSIVRKLISLYFLGFKTINVKPKDGRLSPIQRNTVKEAVKRMLMGSEIISDSSSGITVQVLVNLLELSVDGAFKRMIHLAKSMSSDAILAVKENNLDLAQEVINTDDEVDRFGFYIIRQLKIAIQNEHMLKEMGFRNPRNCLGYRLVVKNIERTGDHAAFIAKDLLEFKKSVKKEILQKLQDMNEFCLSALDDACLSLFKEDYAQAEKTIEKTNDIAKFEKKVREASKSLKDDEEIYRVRRMTENIRRISEYASDIAEIVLNMNIEKAIKKTA
- a CDS encoding acyl-CoA thioesterase is translated as MSSESNPKEKTPSESHAEVIVRMFPSDANPAGNVFGGEILKHIDMVAGIVAQRHSQSNAVTVSMDSVNFLKPVFVGNVLSLNARINYVHNSSMEIEVRAEAEDIVTGIRTVTGTAFVTFVALDKNGKPMHVPKLSLKTDEDRTKFEEGKIRMEKRLKNRQK
- a CDS encoding UbiD family decarboxylase encodes the protein MSDLRNYISKIKKNKELKIIKTKVSTKYEIAGITAKVDGSHAVLFENIKESNFHLVSNLVGTRKRFALAVGGTENNIHEKVISAIKKAKAPKIISSGKFQENKSKNLFSMPIVTHFEKESGPFITSSIAYVRNPETGKQNSSFHRMMPIDQTHFSIRMVEGRHLHRCFVDAKEHGEDLKVAITVGVHPAISIAGAYQAQWGKDEIDIANSLLGGKLTLTKLPFTGLNVPSGSEIVMEGKILQDKTHPEWMVEMLQTYDHERSQPVFELENMYFRNNPIFHDVLSGYSEHRLLMGMPIESKLNGDLKKAFRQTQQVSMTNGGCNWLHAVVQIKKKNDSDAKKIIKKTFESHRSLKQVTVVDEDIDPNDADAVEYAMATRFQADKDLVILKNVRGSSLDPSSNQKKLQTAKMGIDATRSLSKRPEGFELAKIPKIDKIKLEKYFK
- a CDS encoding transcription factor; protein product: MVDKYEDPFVRIASMIGGDEYLKVARSLLKAEDATDEEIASSTGLRINMVRKVLYDLFGKSLITGIRVKDERKGWFVYRWRTRREEVEHFIENQKKKIEERLQQRLDYENASDFYHCGNEDCPRVTFEDALEGMFKCPSCGNVLNLKKNDKSKKAYQKKIDEIKKDMQQIF
- a CDS encoding proteasome assembly chaperone 4; translated protein: MNSPNGFFQKLVNLEGRNFSLSIQKFDNGYFISVAEGSNKIGSMVASMATGPTPITTTIIPSRSESLFLKLVAERISTRMKGITLVSAFIQKELDPNTAKHLMSEIMEMIENE
- a CDS encoding PUA domain-containing protein, whose amino-acid sequence is MDHILKLQSSIDSLFGNDTSKHLPKDIEMTFSRKTGRIRTVMHKGKLLCTLRIDGGLAISPYFAQMLMKSKTFRENCVEVNKDAAPFVQEGRSVFCKHVVKCGKNVRISSDTPILFKNKVIAVGRAVLSYEMISDFDRGVAIKVRDSLKSRKEEKEL
- the hflX gene encoding GTPase HflX; this translates as MKSAILITYDKEDVINEAKGLCDAAGFQVVHTIKQKFLKKPKYGISGGILEKLEEIAEKIRPDVIVFDEVLKPSQNYNLASVLHREILDREALILEIFESRASSAESKLQVKLAQLRYEMARAKEKVRLSSMGEQPGFMGIGKFEVDVYYNDIKHRMGTVRSKLEKAGKQRELHRQGRKRMGFKTISLAGYTSAGKTTLFNMMTGETRDQSSELFTTLSTTTRRVTINQEPFLISDTVGFISKLPAYMIDAFKSTLEELGHTDIIIVVIDISDSIFELKKKFSSCMRTLSELGVEKDRMVYALNKSDLLENSEIEEKIKTLNLIDNKKWIPVSAKTGKNVKHLKELIRDILDSYNSNKFEKNLGVEKTFGN
- a CDS encoding tRNA (cytidine(56)-2'-O)-methyltransferase: MEIEVVRIGQRLVRDDRVTTHVALVSRAFGAKTIFMTEVNPEIKDTLGKINETWGGNFTVEFIENWKPIVKKKKEDGFKIVHLSMYGEKINDVQETIRGEEKLLIVVGAEKVPREIYELADYNVGIGSQPHSEISALAILLDRIQEGQQFEKEFPDAKRKIIPTKTGKNVQVKETRD
- a CDS encoding NAD-dependent succinate-semialdehyde dehydrogenase, translating into MDRDQVFELVRKSKRAFPEWKKDYEKRRSYIYNLVEHLKKNKTELAKIATSEMGKALKESIGEVEKCAWALEFYADHGDSFLTDEVLNTDARKSFLTFEPLGVIGSIMPWNFPYWQALRFAAPCLMAGNVIVMKPSRVTMQSGIEIEKAFADAGIPEGVFSTVVGSVDSANHLIDSEVNAVTFTGSTNAGAKVGERAAMNLKKCVLELGGSDPFIVLDDAIIEKAAEGAVKGRFINCGQSCVASKRFFVGKNIAKDFIELFIKKASQLKVGDPMSIDTDIGPLSSKDGLETISGIVEDAKAKGAEVLLGGEKMDGKGYFYKPTILTNITPDMRIAKEETFGPVAPITIVENESEAIKMANDSEFGLGASIWTKDLAKADKMSRRIESGIVSVNNVVISDPRIPFGGIKHSGFGRELSRYGMLEFVNLKSVRFYDNLTHHHYVE
- a CDS encoding nascent polypeptide-associated complex protein yields the protein MMRGGNREMRRMMDKMGLDMNELSNVQEVTIKTDKKEIIISKPSVTEMKAKDNSIFTVTADSYEERELEVPIFSEEDIQLVSQQAGVDEEKAKSALEEAKGDLARAILLLTTG